Proteins encoded within one genomic window of Nitrospina gracilis 3/211:
- a CDS encoding succinate dehydrogenase/fumarate reductase iron-sulfur subunit encodes MATFRIKRFNPEKQAEPYYEEFEYDFPEGATLLDCMNHIKWNMDGTLTYRMSCRSAICGSCGMKANGRAVLACQRQAAHLLKDGKVTIEPLGNMKPIKDMVVDFKPFWDKIDAVKPYLENNEKPPEKEHRMSPEQFKLLDDTSTCIMCGNCYSDCNMLEVDDNFLGPAALAKAQRFVDDSRDQARKERIKELSKPGGIWDCTHCAECVERCPKPAQPFYRIKELMKVALDEGVTNNNGARHALSFAKSIKHSGRLNENTLPVESVGYFNIKGLMDLLPVGLRMVLKGKVPPIIHRSIDDQKDVKRIFEELGE; translated from the coding sequence ATGGCTACTTTTCGCATCAAGCGGTTCAATCCGGAAAAGCAGGCCGAACCGTATTACGAGGAATTCGAATACGATTTCCCGGAAGGGGCGACCCTGCTGGACTGCATGAACCACATCAAGTGGAACATGGACGGCACGTTGACCTACCGCATGTCTTGCCGGAGTGCCATCTGCGGCTCCTGCGGCATGAAGGCAAACGGGCGTGCGGTGCTGGCCTGCCAGCGCCAGGCCGCGCACCTTCTGAAAGACGGCAAGGTCACCATCGAGCCGCTCGGCAACATGAAACCGATCAAGGACATGGTGGTGGATTTCAAGCCGTTCTGGGACAAGATCGACGCGGTCAAGCCGTATCTCGAAAACAACGAGAAGCCGCCGGAAAAAGAGCACCGCATGAGCCCCGAGCAGTTCAAACTGCTCGACGACACCAGCACCTGCATCATGTGCGGCAACTGTTACTCCGACTGCAACATGCTGGAGGTGGACGACAACTTCCTCGGCCCCGCGGCGCTCGCCAAGGCCCAGCGCTTTGTGGACGACTCCCGCGACCAGGCGAGGAAGGAGCGCATCAAGGAGCTCAGCAAACCGGGCGGCATCTGGGACTGCACCCACTGTGCGGAATGCGTAGAGCGCTGTCCAAAACCGGCGCAGCCGTTTTACCGGATCAAGGAATTGATGAAGGTGGCGCTGGACGAAGGCGTGACCAACAACAACGGCGCGCGGCACGCGTTGTCGTTCGCGAAATCGATCAAGCACAGCGGGCGGTTGAACGAAAACACCCTGCCCGTCGAGTCGGTCGGCTATTTCAACATCAAGGGCCTCATGGACCTTCTGCCCGTTGGCCTGCGCATGGTGCTCAAGGGCAAGGTGCCGCCGATCATCCATCGTTCGATCGATGACCAGAAAGACGTGAAGCGTATCTTCGAGGAGTTGGGAGAATGA
- a CDS encoding FAD-binding protein → MIKHDVLIVGAGLAGMRAALEVCKELDVGILSKVYPSRSHSGAAQGGIAAALANSEDDSWEEHMFDTVKGGDYLNDQDAVEEYCRSASRVIYELEHFGCVFSRMEDGRIAQRSFGGHSKPRACFSADRTGHAILHALHEQVLKNSKSIKIYSEWYFHELIIQDNRCQGVVVSDIRTGEVEVIQAKAVVMATGGYGRVFQITTNAFASTADGAIAAIRAGLPLEDPEFVQFHPSGLWRQGILFSEAARGEGGYLLNGAGERFMEKYAPSRMELAPRDIVARAEQSEIDEGRGVNGEDFINLDLRHLGEKRIMERLPQIRQLGIDFIGVDCVKDPLPIQPSAHYSMGGIPTNIHGQVVRDGDGTAVEGFFAAGECACVSVHGANRLGTNSLLDATVFGERAGRAALEYGRGATFDKVNEGQEKARVLKSIEEIFQREGTESYNDVRNEMKQTMMRLCGVFRNEENLKECVDSMQALQVRFKKGKVTDKGKIFNSELYEIIELGNMLMMAEIIATAALNRKESRGGHYRTDFPKRDDEKYLHHTLVYAQNGGLDLKTKPVVITRFQPKERTY, encoded by the coding sequence TTGATTAAGCACGACGTATTGATAGTGGGGGCGGGACTCGCGGGAATGCGCGCCGCCTTGGAAGTGTGCAAGGAACTGGATGTCGGCATTCTCAGCAAGGTTTATCCTTCGCGGTCGCACAGCGGCGCGGCGCAGGGTGGCATTGCCGCCGCGCTGGCCAACTCCGAGGACGATTCCTGGGAAGAGCACATGTTCGACACCGTCAAGGGCGGGGATTACCTGAACGACCAGGACGCGGTGGAGGAATACTGCAGGTCCGCCTCGCGTGTCATCTACGAACTGGAGCATTTCGGTTGCGTGTTCAGCCGGATGGAAGACGGGCGCATCGCCCAGCGCAGTTTCGGCGGGCACTCCAAACCGCGCGCCTGTTTTTCCGCCGACCGCACCGGCCACGCCATCCTGCACGCCCTGCACGAACAGGTTCTTAAAAACAGCAAGTCGATCAAGATTTACTCCGAGTGGTACTTCCACGAACTGATCATCCAGGACAACCGTTGCCAGGGTGTGGTGGTCAGCGACATCCGTACGGGTGAAGTGGAAGTGATCCAGGCGAAAGCGGTCGTCATGGCCACCGGCGGTTACGGCCGGGTGTTCCAGATCACCACCAACGCATTCGCCAGCACGGCAGACGGAGCCATCGCCGCTATCCGCGCGGGACTGCCTCTGGAAGACCCGGAGTTCGTCCAGTTTCATCCGTCCGGATTGTGGCGGCAGGGCATTCTGTTTTCGGAAGCAGCACGGGGAGAGGGGGGATACCTGCTCAACGGCGCGGGCGAGCGGTTTATGGAAAAGTACGCACCGTCGCGCATGGAACTGGCGCCGCGTGACATCGTGGCGCGCGCCGAGCAGAGCGAGATCGACGAAGGCCGCGGCGTCAACGGTGAGGATTTCATTAACCTCGACCTGCGGCACCTCGGTGAGAAACGCATCATGGAACGCCTGCCGCAGATCCGGCAGTTGGGGATTGATTTCATCGGCGTCGATTGCGTGAAGGATCCGTTGCCGATCCAGCCGTCGGCGCATTACTCCATGGGCGGGATTCCGACGAACATCCACGGACAGGTGGTGCGCGATGGAGACGGCACGGCGGTGGAAGGATTTTTCGCCGCGGGCGAGTGCGCCTGCGTCTCCGTCCACGGGGCCAACCGGCTGGGCACCAATTCCCTTCTGGATGCCACCGTCTTTGGAGAACGTGCGGGACGCGCGGCGCTGGAATATGGCCGTGGAGCCACGTTTGACAAGGTCAACGAAGGGCAGGAAAAAGCCCGGGTGCTGAAATCCATCGAGGAAATCTTCCAACGCGAAGGCACTGAAAGCTACAATGATGTCCGGAATGAAATGAAACAGACCATGATGCGTCTGTGCGGTGTGTTCCGTAACGAGGAAAACCTGAAGGAATGCGTCGATTCCATGCAGGCTCTCCAGGTGCGGTTCAAAAAAGGCAAGGTCACCGACAAGGGCAAGATTTTCAATTCCGAGTTGTATGAGATCATCGAACTGGGCAACATGCTGATGATGGCGGAGATCATTGCCACCGCCGCGTTGAACCGGAAAGAAAGCCGCGGCGGACATTACCGCACCGACTTCCCCAAGCGCGACGACGAAAAATACCTGCACCACACATTGGTCTATGCGCAGAACGGCGGCCTGGATCTTAAAACCAAGCCGGTCGTCATCACTCGATTTCAACCGAAGGAAAGAACGTACTGA
- a CDS encoding DEAD/DEAH box helicase, protein MEQVEFESLLLPEEVMQGIRSAGFQHCTPIQAKTLPHALEGKDVAGQAQTGTGKTAAFLIALFTKLLRTPKPEQKGNAWVAPRGLVIAPTRELAIQIERDAQELGQHTGFRTVCIYGGVDYDKQKEEIRKGVDLLIVTPGRLIDFYKQKFFSLKSVEVLVIDEADRMFDMGFIKDLRYILRNISPYNKRQSMLFSATLNHRVMELCYEHMNDPIPVRIEPEKLVVDKVDQKMYHVGSHEKFSLLLGLLKQEQGDKVIIFTNTKAEAENLELRLQHNGYNAAQISGDLPQKKRIKTLEKFTEGELDILIATDVASRGLHIDDITHVINYDLPQDPEDYIHRIGRTARAGKRGDAISLACEEYVDNLVRIEETLTVKIPVEWPEEEMFEEELP, encoded by the coding sequence ATGGAACAAGTTGAATTCGAAAGCCTCCTTCTGCCTGAGGAGGTCATGCAGGGAATCCGCAGTGCCGGGTTCCAGCACTGCACTCCCATACAGGCGAAAACCCTTCCCCACGCACTCGAAGGCAAAGACGTCGCCGGACAGGCGCAGACCGGTACCGGAAAAACCGCCGCTTTTCTGATCGCGCTGTTCACCAAGCTGTTGCGAACGCCGAAACCCGAACAGAAAGGCAACGCCTGGGTCGCGCCGCGGGGGCTCGTCATCGCGCCGACGCGCGAACTCGCCATCCAGATCGAACGCGACGCTCAGGAGCTGGGCCAGCACACGGGATTCCGCACCGTCTGCATTTACGGCGGCGTCGATTACGACAAGCAGAAGGAAGAAATCCGGAAAGGCGTGGACCTGCTCATCGTCACGCCGGGCCGCCTGATTGATTTTTACAAACAGAAATTCTTCAGCCTGAAATCCGTCGAGGTGCTGGTCATCGACGAAGCCGACCGCATGTTCGACATGGGATTCATCAAGGACCTGCGTTACATCCTGCGCAATATCTCGCCTTACAACAAACGCCAGTCGATGCTGTTTTCGGCGACGCTGAACCACCGCGTCATGGAGTTGTGCTACGAGCACATGAACGATCCCATCCCGGTGCGCATCGAGCCTGAAAAACTGGTGGTGGACAAGGTGGACCAGAAGATGTACCACGTCGGCTCGCACGAGAAATTCAGCCTGCTCCTCGGCCTGCTCAAGCAGGAACAGGGCGACAAGGTGATCATCTTCACCAACACCAAGGCGGAAGCGGAAAACCTGGAGTTGCGCCTGCAACACAACGGATACAACGCCGCGCAGATTTCCGGCGACCTGCCGCAGAAAAAACGCATCAAGACGCTGGAGAAATTCACCGAAGGCGAACTCGATATCCTGATCGCGACCGACGTCGCCTCGCGTGGACTGCACATCGACGACATCACCCACGTCATCAACTACGACCTGCCGCAGGACCCGGAGGACTACATCCACCGCATCGGCAGAACGGCGCGGGCGGGCAAACGCGGCGACGCCATCAGCCTCGCCTGCGAGGAGTACGTGGACAACCTGGTGCGCATCGAGGAGACGTTGACGGTGAAGATTCCCGTCGAATGGCCGGAAGAAGAGATGTTCGAGGAAGAGCTTCC
- the ligA gene encoding NAD-dependent DNA ligase LigA, with protein sequence MASKIEKEIERLRRTIHHHDHQYYVLDQPEISDREYDRLLDQLKELEAKHPDLVTPDSPTQRVGGKASEKFDPVKHEIPMMSLDNTYNVEEVEDFHQRVCKTLGTDDVEYVVELKIDGLGVTLAYEDGLFVQGATRGDGKVGEDVTANLKTIRSVPLSLDQSKLKHKYLEVRGEVYMDHTGFKKLNAAREDRGETPFANPRNAAAGSVRLLDPSITAERPLRIWVYSVGHIEGPVFETHYDALQMLKQLGFRINPHTELCKNFDAVLKLIDRWQEKRRTLDYDVDGLVIKVNSLRSQNRLGSTARHPRWAVAYKYEAEEAQTKVNAINVQVGRTGAITPVAELEPVLVAGTTVKRATLHNEDEIKKLDVRVGDDVIIIKAGEIIPKVVRVVTPEGTKRGQPYTMPKTCPECDTPIVRQEGEAAWRCVNASCPAQLKEHLLHFASRDAMDIDHLGTAVVEQLVHSGRVKTVSDLYTLKHEEVKNLERFAEKSAQNLIDAIEKSKRAGLSRLIHALGIRFVGQRVAQVLANTFHTMDALEKASFEDLESIDEIGPKIAESLRQFFDEDKNKKEIAHLKEMGVVMEEERAEGSGDGALSGKQFVLTGTLENRTREEAKALIHKAGGRVTSTVSGKTDYVVAG encoded by the coding sequence ATGGCTTCCAAGATCGAAAAAGAAATCGAGCGGCTGCGCCGAACCATTCATCACCACGACCATCAGTATTACGTGCTCGACCAGCCGGAGATCAGCGACCGCGAATACGACCGCCTGCTCGACCAACTGAAAGAACTCGAGGCGAAGCACCCGGACCTCGTCACGCCGGACTCACCGACGCAACGGGTCGGCGGCAAGGCGTCGGAGAAGTTCGATCCCGTCAAGCACGAGATACCGATGATGAGCCTCGACAACACGTACAACGTCGAGGAGGTAGAGGACTTTCATCAGCGCGTGTGCAAGACGCTGGGAACGGACGACGTCGAGTACGTGGTGGAACTCAAGATCGACGGCCTCGGCGTGACCCTCGCGTATGAGGACGGCCTGTTCGTGCAGGGGGCAACGCGCGGCGACGGCAAGGTGGGCGAGGACGTCACCGCCAACCTCAAAACCATCCGCTCGGTGCCGCTGTCTCTCGACCAATCCAAACTGAAACACAAGTACCTCGAAGTGCGCGGCGAGGTGTACATGGATCACACCGGTTTTAAAAAGTTGAACGCCGCGCGGGAAGATCGGGGCGAGACGCCGTTCGCCAATCCGCGAAACGCCGCCGCCGGGTCGGTGCGCTTGCTCGATCCCTCCATTACCGCCGAGCGGCCGCTCCGCATCTGGGTGTACAGCGTCGGCCACATCGAAGGACCGGTGTTCGAAACGCATTACGACGCCCTCCAGATGCTCAAGCAACTCGGCTTCCGCATCAACCCGCACACCGAACTCTGCAAAAACTTCGACGCAGTGTTGAAGCTCATCGACCGCTGGCAGGAAAAACGCCGGACCCTGGATTACGACGTGGACGGACTGGTCATCAAGGTCAATTCACTCCGGTCGCAAAACCGTCTCGGCAGCACCGCCAGGCACCCGCGCTGGGCGGTGGCGTACAAGTACGAGGCGGAGGAAGCGCAGACGAAAGTGAACGCCATCAACGTGCAGGTGGGGCGGACGGGGGCCATCACGCCGGTGGCGGAACTGGAACCGGTACTGGTGGCGGGCACCACGGTGAAACGCGCCACGCTCCACAACGAAGACGAGATCAAAAAGCTCGACGTGCGTGTCGGCGACGACGTCATCATCATCAAAGCCGGGGAGATCATCCCGAAGGTGGTGCGCGTGGTGACGCCCGAGGGAACCAAACGCGGCCAACCCTACACCATGCCCAAGACCTGCCCTGAATGCGATACGCCGATCGTCCGCCAGGAAGGCGAGGCCGCGTGGCGGTGCGTCAACGCGTCGTGCCCGGCGCAGTTGAAAGAACACCTCCTGCATTTCGCGTCGCGCGACGCGATGGACATCGACCACCTGGGTACGGCGGTGGTGGAACAACTGGTCCACTCCGGCCGCGTGAAGACGGTGTCCGATCTCTACACGCTGAAACACGAGGAAGTGAAGAACCTCGAACGCTTCGCCGAGAAGTCGGCGCAGAACCTGATCGACGCCATCGAAAAAAGCAAGCGGGCGGGCTTGAGCCGCCTCATCCACGCGCTTGGCATCCGTTTCGTCGGCCAGCGCGTGGCGCAGGTGCTGGCCAATACGTTTCACACTATGGACGCGCTGGAGAAGGCGTCGTTCGAGGACCTGGAGTCGATCGACGAAATCGGCCCGAAGATCGCCGAGAGCCTGCGCCAGTTTTTCGACGAGGACAAGAACAAGAAAGAGATCGCGCACCTGAAAGAGATGGGCGTGGTGATGGAAGAAGAACGCGCGGAGGGGTCCGGAGACGGCGCGCTTTCCGGCAAGCAGTTCGTGCTGACGGGGACGCTGGAGAACCGCACGCGCGAGGAGGCGAAGGCCCTCATCCACAAGGCCGGCGGGCGGGTGACCTCCACCGTATCGGGCAAGACCGATTACGTGGTGGCGGGC
- a CDS encoding Do family serine endopeptidase — translation MMKNRWVRAVCLLAAIALACGLTRAPVAEAEPFPRRTPVVEAVQQVGPAVVNIFTEEAPPQAKNPFRDFFGNGLLDPFFRQFDSRGSQRRSLGSGVIIHPDGYILTNEHVIAKAVRIQVTLIDNREFEAKLIGADLKSDLAVIKIDSDQPLPHVKMGRSHDLMIGETVIAIGNPFGLKHTVTSGIISALDRTIHAGKREIYNDFIQVDASINPGNSGGPLLNINGELIGINTAIFQDAQGIGFAIPIDTARRIVEDLIEFGEVFRGWIGVSVQDLTPMLARQFAMDHTRGALVTQVFRDSPASRVGLKPGDILTAIDGHELLDKADFKRKLTSYTVGDSLEITYRRAGRDAKLRLDVVKIPDNAALQFAKEGLGIEVRGITPELRQRFRLATSQGVVIVSVRRNSETYRIGIRPGDVIRQVNRVVVKNQADFNDALIEARKHSSVLLLVQRGQSGYYVTLNLELP, via the coding sequence ATGATGAAGAACCGATGGGTGCGTGCCGTTTGCCTGCTCGCGGCGATCGCTCTTGCCTGCGGACTGACCCGGGCTCCGGTGGCGGAAGCGGAACCCTTCCCGCGACGCACGCCGGTGGTCGAAGCGGTCCAACAGGTCGGGCCCGCCGTCGTCAACATCTTCACCGAAGAAGCTCCCCCTCAAGCCAAAAACCCCTTCCGCGATTTTTTCGGCAACGGCCTGCTCGACCCTTTTTTCCGCCAGTTCGACTCGAGGGGATCCCAGCGGCGCAGTCTGGGGTCCGGCGTCATCATTCACCCGGACGGCTACATCCTGACCAACGAACACGTCATCGCCAAGGCCGTGCGCATCCAGGTGACGCTCATCGACAACCGCGAGTTTGAAGCGAAGCTGATTGGCGCGGACCTCAAGTCCGACCTGGCGGTGATCAAGATCGATTCCGACCAGCCCCTGCCGCACGTGAAGATGGGCCGCTCGCACGATCTCATGATCGGGGAAACCGTCATCGCGATCGGCAACCCGTTCGGACTCAAGCACACTGTCACCTCCGGCATCATCAGCGCGCTCGACCGCACCATCCACGCCGGAAAACGGGAAATCTACAATGACTTCATCCAGGTGGATGCGTCCATCAACCCCGGTAACAGCGGCGGACCCCTGCTCAACATCAACGGCGAATTGATCGGCATCAACACCGCCATTTTCCAGGACGCGCAAGGCATCGGCTTCGCCATTCCCATCGACACGGCACGTCGCATTGTCGAGGACCTCATCGAATTCGGCGAGGTGTTCCGCGGCTGGATCGGGGTGTCGGTTCAGGACCTGACGCCGATGCTGGCCCGGCAGTTTGCGATGGATCACACCCGCGGCGCGCTGGTCACACAGGTGTTTCGGGACAGCCCCGCCAGCCGTGTTGGATTGAAGCCCGGCGACATACTCACCGCCATAGACGGTCACGAGCTTTTGGACAAGGCCGACTTCAAACGCAAGCTGACGTCGTACACCGTCGGCGACAGTTTGGAGATCACCTACCGCCGTGCCGGACGCGACGCCAAACTGCGGCTGGATGTGGTGAAGATACCGGACAACGCCGCGTTGCAGTTCGCGAAGGAAGGGCTGGGCATCGAGGTGCGCGGCATCACCCCGGAACTGCGCCAGCGTTTCCGCCTGGCCACGTCGCAGGGGGTGGTCATCGTCAGCGTGCGGCGCAACAGCGAGACGTACCGGATCGGCATCCGTCCCGGGGACGTCATCCGGCAGGTCAACCGGGTGGTGGTCAAGAACCAGGCGGATTTCAACGACGCGCTCATCGAGGCGCGCAAGCATTCTTCCGTTTTACTGCTCGTGCAACGCGGTCAGTCCGGTTATTATGTCACCCTGAACCTGGAGCTTCCCTGA
- a CDS encoding DegQ family serine endoprotease yields MLNQLKRVSAISFLVFLWTFPVTVPGPMAGFDLADSAHALSSQSMPLGSNIFVEIAKEKNPAVVNISIRGKTQMSSRTPRGNGPRFRGEPREPFQDFYDRFFGQQDPQPRRGMGSGFIISPEGLVLTNYHVVQGAEEIIVNIDDGGAIEKEYEATLVGSDPKTDIALIKLVLDGKDKVKFPHLDFGDSDKLEVGEWVMAIGNPFGLSHTVTVGVVSAKDRAIGSGPYDEFIQTDASINPGNSGGPLLNIKGQVIGMNTAIISGSTGGNVGIGFAIPINMVKSILPDLKEKGTVTRGWLGVMIQKITPELKDSFNLKSFEGALVGDVIPGGPAEAAGIKRGDVIVRFGKEKVDTMESLPKIVAATPPGEAVDVKIIRDGKPMNISVTIAVLKDEETKVAALDPLGIQTQDITPELMQSMNLETTEGVLVSDVTPGESGGEAGLRRGDIITEVNRKPVTNVQDYQSAVRGLKSGDTALMLVKRGGTTIYIAVKLN; encoded by the coding sequence ATGCTTAATCAGTTGAAGAGAGTTTCCGCCATCAGTTTCCTGGTATTTCTGTGGACGTTTCCCGTGACCGTTCCCGGTCCGATGGCCGGCTTCGATCTGGCGGATTCCGCCCACGCCCTCAGCAGTCAGAGCATGCCGCTGGGAAGCAATATTTTTGTGGAAATCGCCAAAGAAAAGAATCCGGCCGTGGTCAATATCAGTATCCGGGGCAAAACGCAAATGAGTTCGCGGACTCCTCGAGGTAATGGACCCCGGTTTCGTGGGGAGCCGCGCGAGCCGTTTCAGGATTTCTACGACCGTTTTTTTGGCCAGCAGGACCCGCAGCCGCGGCGTGGCATGGGTTCCGGTTTCATCATCAGTCCGGAAGGCCTGGTCCTCACCAACTACCATGTAGTGCAGGGTGCAGAGGAAATCATTGTCAATATTGATGACGGCGGCGCCATCGAAAAGGAATACGAGGCCACGCTGGTGGGGAGCGATCCCAAAACCGACATCGCGCTCATCAAGCTGGTGCTGGATGGTAAGGATAAAGTGAAGTTCCCGCACCTCGATTTCGGCGATTCCGACAAGCTGGAAGTCGGCGAGTGGGTGATGGCGATCGGCAACCCCTTCGGCCTCAGTCACACGGTGACGGTGGGTGTGGTCAGCGCCAAGGACCGCGCCATCGGTTCCGGCCCTTATGACGAATTCATCCAGACCGACGCCTCCATCAACCCAGGCAACAGCGGCGGCCCTCTGCTCAACATCAAGGGCCAGGTGATCGGCATGAACACTGCCATCATCTCCGGTAGCACCGGCGGCAACGTGGGCATCGGTTTCGCCATCCCCATCAACATGGTGAAATCCATCCTTCCCGACCTGAAAGAGAAGGGCACCGTCACCCGTGGCTGGCTGGGTGTGATGATCCAGAAGATCACTCCGGAACTCAAGGACTCCTTCAACCTCAAATCGTTTGAGGGCGCACTGGTTGGCGATGTCATTCCCGGCGGTCCCGCGGAGGCGGCAGGCATCAAGCGCGGCGACGTGATCGTCCGGTTTGGCAAGGAAAAAGTGGATACCATGGAAAGCCTTCCCAAAATCGTTGCCGCCACGCCTCCGGGTGAGGCGGTCGACGTGAAGATCATTCGTGACGGCAAGCCAATGAACATCTCTGTCACTATTGCCGTTCTCAAAGACGAAGAGACCAAGGTCGCGGCTTTGGACCCGCTCGGTATCCAGACGCAGGACATCACGCCGGAGTTGATGCAAAGCATGAATCTGGAAACCACCGAGGGCGTCCTGGTTTCTGACGTCACGCCGGGGGAATCCGGTGGTGAAGCCGGACTGCGTCGCGGCGACATCATCACCGAGGTCAATCGCAAGCCGGTGACCAACGTGCAGGATTACCAGTCGGCGGTCCGCGGGTTGAAGTCCGGGGACACGGCGCTGATGCTGGTCAAACGCGGCGGCACCACGATTTACATTGCGGTGAAGCTGAACTGA
- a CDS encoding DUF2065 domain-containing protein gives MSLFLTAIGLMMIFEGIPYFCFPDQVKALAAKIPSIENGVLRGLGFVIIVLGLVVVYFGRLMYSND, from the coding sequence ATGAGCCTGTTCCTCACCGCCATCGGACTGATGATGATTTTTGAAGGCATCCCTTATTTCTGTTTTCCGGATCAGGTCAAAGCCCTGGCGGCAAAGATTCCATCCATTGAAAACGGTGTGCTGCGCGGCCTGGGGTTTGTCATCATCGTTCTGGGGCTGGTCGTCGTCTATTTCGGGAGGTTAATGTATTCCAATGACTGA
- a CDS encoding DnaA/Hda family protein yields the protein MSRQDSSNRQRILNFPVHPEYTFDNFILSTGSKFAFTTARQFSTADTAPSQSLFIAGAAGLGKTHLLMAAGNLASETQSALYIHCEDFVATVTDREKSGETALAPLETVDLLLMDDMDRIAGHTEAQERLYLVFNTRREQDKRIVFAGRTAPNRLPDTENYLRSRFQWGITAELGPIDDATTARLIHKLAQDLGLDIPGKIAHYLLTRLPRDFSSIKNAVARINTESLARRQKVTLPLVKAALGLQDA from the coding sequence ATGTCTCGTCAGGATTCCAGCAACCGACAACGTATTCTCAACTTTCCCGTTCACCCGGAATACACCTTCGACAATTTCATTCTTTCCACAGGTTCGAAGTTTGCCTTCACCACAGCCCGGCAGTTTTCCACGGCCGACACTGCCCCCTCGCAAAGCCTGTTCATCGCAGGCGCGGCAGGACTTGGGAAAACCCACCTTTTGATGGCCGCCGGCAACCTTGCTTCCGAAACCCAATCCGCACTATACATTCATTGCGAGGACTTTGTTGCAACCGTGACTGACAGGGAAAAGTCTGGTGAAACGGCCCTCGCTCCTCTGGAAACTGTGGATCTGCTGCTGATGGATGACATGGACCGCATTGCGGGCCACACGGAAGCGCAAGAGAGGCTGTACCTGGTTTTCAACACGCGTCGCGAACAAGACAAACGCATTGTTTTTGCCGGGCGCACTGCCCCCAATCGCCTGCCCGATACGGAAAATTACCTGCGCTCGCGCTTTCAGTGGGGCATCACCGCGGAGTTGGGTCCGATCGACGACGCCACCACCGCGCGGCTGATTCATAAGCTGGCGCAGGACCTGGGGCTGGATATCCCGGGAAAGATCGCACACTACCTGCTCACACGTCTTCCCCGCGACTTCTCGTCGATCAAGAACGCGGTCGCCCGCATCAACACCGAATCCCTGGCGCGCAGGCAAAAGGTCACTCTGCCGCTGGTCAAAGCGGCGCTCGGACTGCAGGACGCATGA